Proteins encoded by one window of Monoglobus pectinilyticus:
- a CDS encoding DNA-formamidopyrimidine glycosylase family protein, translating to MLELPEVLSRVRELNENIVGKMVKSVIPPSSPHKFCWFNGEVESYNDILTGKKVIAVNNVGIFVEIVFSDEKRLCYNDGVNLRLLTPGEKRPSKYQLIIDFEDGCALIFTVAMYGGIICHNGDYDNDYYISGKKSISIIGDEFSYQYFKNILSSVKPSLSLKAFLATEQRFVGLGNGVLQDILFEARLRPRHKISELSEEDIKNIFNSIKSVLLDMTEHGGRDTEKDIFGSPGRYKTKLSKNTYKNGCSICGSEITKESYLGGTVYYCPKCQI from the coding sequence GTGTTGGAATTACCGGAAGTTTTGTCAAGAGTACGTGAGTTAAATGAAAACATAGTTGGTAAAATGGTTAAATCAGTTATACCTCCGTCTTCACCTCACAAATTTTGCTGGTTTAATGGCGAAGTTGAATCATATAATGATATTTTAACAGGAAAAAAAGTAATTGCTGTAAATAATGTTGGAATATTTGTTGAAATAGTTTTTTCTGATGAAAAAAGATTATGTTATAACGATGGTGTAAATCTGCGTTTGCTTACTCCAGGTGAAAAGCGTCCATCAAAATATCAATTGATTATTGATTTTGAAGACGGATGTGCTTTGATTTTTACAGTAGCAATGTATGGTGGAATCATATGTCATAACGGAGATTATGATAATGATTATTATATAAGCGGCAAGAAGAGTATTTCAATTATTGGTGATGAATTTAGTTATCAGTATTTTAAAAATATACTTAGTTCGGTGAAACCGTCGCTGAGTTTAAAAGCCTTTTTGGCGACAGAACAAAGATTTGTTGGTCTAGGTAATGGAGTACTGCAGGACATATTATTTGAAGCTCGTTTAAGACCAAGACACAAAATCTCTGAATTGAGTGAAGAAGATATAAAAAACATTTTTAACTCAATAAAATCTGTTTTGCTGGATATGACTGAACATGGCGGTCGTGATACGGAAAAAGATATTTTTGGAAGTCCTGGAAGATATAAAACAAAGCTTTCAAAAAACACCTATAAAAATGGCTGCTCTATATGCGGAAGTGAGATAACTAAAGAATCATATTTAGGCGGGACAGTTTATTACTGTCCTAAATGTCAAATATAG
- a CDS encoding GNAT family N-acetyltransferase has product MKIIVNKYEKKDINEMKNIWNEVVRDGNAFPQIEELTEVSAANFFDEQSFCGVAKDSESNIIVGLYILHPNNVGRCGHISNASFAVSSSVRGYGVGEILVKHCIEQARKLGFKILQFNAVVKSNTAALKLYKKLGFIQLGIIPNGFLLPNGTYEDIIPHYISL; this is encoded by the coding sequence ATGAAAATAATAGTAAACAAATATGAAAAAAAAGATATTAATGAAATGAAAAATATATGGAATGAGGTCGTTAGAGATGGTAACGCATTTCCGCAAATTGAAGAATTAACAGAAGTATCCGCTGCCAATTTTTTTGATGAACAGAGCTTTTGCGGTGTTGCAAAAGATTCTGAATCAAATATAATAGTAGGGTTATATATACTTCACCCAAATAATGTTGGAAGATGCGGTCATATAAGTAATGCCAGCTTTGCAGTAAGTTCATCTGTCAGAGGATATGGTGTTGGTGAAATATTAGTAAAACACTGCATAGAGCAAGCAAGAAAATTAGGCTTTAAAATATTACAATTTAACGCGGTGGTAAAATCAAATACTGCCGCTCTGAAATTATATAAAAAATTAGGATTTATTCAGCTTGGAATTATACCTAATGGTTTTCTTCTGCCAAATGGCACCTATGAAGATATAATCCCTCACTACATATCACTATAA
- a CDS encoding TrmH family RNA methyltransferase: MIESITAKENKKLKLISSLSAKKGRIKNNAYLVEGKRMVLEAFEYVRDAIMFIIISENFSSENKDLVTSLDESAISVYTVSDKLFKESVDTMNPQGIAAAVSIKNLSVKKSELNDINKILILDGISEPGNLGTIIRTAEAAGIELIYLLKGCADIYNPKVVRSTMGSIFRTEFVFADNAEILNDVKKHGFKIICSCLENSVDIYRYIADRGADESIKTAIVVGSEAFGVSEEVLNMSDIRVRIPMRGKVESLNAAIAAGILMYLL, from the coding sequence ATGATTGAAAGCATTACTGCCAAAGAAAATAAGAAATTAAAACTAATATCTTCACTTTCCGCTAAAAAAGGACGTATAAAAAATAACGCCTATCTTGTAGAGGGAAAACGTATGGTTTTAGAGGCGTTTGAATATGTCAGAGACGCTATTATGTTCATTATTATAAGTGAAAATTTTAGTTCTGAAAATAAAGATTTGGTTACAAGTCTTGACGAGAGCGCTATTTCTGTCTATACTGTCAGTGATAAGCTGTTTAAAGAAAGTGTAGACACAATGAATCCACAAGGAATTGCTGCCGCCGTGTCAATTAAAAACTTATCTGTTAAGAAATCTGAATTGAATGATATTAATAAAATATTAATTCTCGACGGTATTTCTGAACCCGGAAATTTGGGCACTATAATTAGAACAGCTGAGGCAGCCGGTATTGAATTAATATACTTATTAAAGGGATGCGCTGACATATATAATCCCAAGGTAGTTCGCTCGACTATGGGGTCAATATTCAGAACTGAATTTGTATTTGCGGACAACGCGGAAATATTAAATGATGTGAAGAAACACGGATTTAAAATTATTTGTTCCTGCTTAGAAAACAGTGTGGATATTTACCGGTATATTGCTGACAGAGGAGCAGACGAGTCTATTAAGACTGCTATTGTTGTTGGAAGCGAAGCTTTTGGTGTATCAGAGGAAGTTTTAAATATGTCTGATATAAGAGTAAGAATACCTATGAGGGGAAAAGTTGAATCTCTTAATGCTGCTATTGCCGCGGGTATACTGATGTATTTGCTATAA
- a CDS encoding class I SAM-dependent methyltransferase, with the protein MPTYNAAFDAFEYNDKVEKTVPYYNEFFKQIIDIVDVLEFKDIDWLDIGCGTGKMAEAAYNYFNINEFAFCDVSEEMLNITRERFKNKNNRFFLMSAEEIEFCDKYDIVTSIMVNHYFNKTVRERVILNCYKALKKGGVLFSFENFAPNTGFGKSMQLKRWKKYQINNGKSENEAESHINRYGVNYYPITISSQLDILKKCGFNKYETIWISGMQAGFMGIK; encoded by the coding sequence ATGCCGACTTACAACGCTGCGTTTGATGCGTTTGAATATAATGATAAAGTAGAAAAAACAGTACCATACTATAATGAGTTTTTTAAACAGATTATTGATATTGTTGATGTATTAGAATTTAAAGATATAGATTGGCTTGATATTGGATGCGGCACCGGGAAAATGGCTGAAGCAGCTTATAATTATTTTAATATTAATGAATTCGCATTTTGTGATGTTTCTGAAGAAATGTTAAATATAACAAGAGAAAGATTTAAAAATAAAAATAATAGGTTTTTTCTGATGTCTGCTGAAGAAATTGAATTTTGTGATAAATATGATATTGTTACTTCAATTATGGTTAATCATTATTTTAACAAAACTGTCAGGGAACGTGTAATCCTAAACTGTTATAAAGCATTAAAAAAAGGAGGAGTATTATTTTCTTTTGAAAATTTTGCTCCGAATACCGGTTTTGGTAAATCAATGCAGCTTAAAAGGTGGAAAAAATATCAAATTAATAATGGAAAGAGCGAGAATGAGGCTGAAAGTCACATTAACCGTTATGGAGTAAATTATTATCCGATAACTATTTCAAGTCAGCTTGACATATTAAAGAAGTGCGGTTTCAATAAATATGAAACTATATGGATATCAGGTATGCAAGCAGGATTTATGGGTATAAAGTGA
- the topA gene encoding type I DNA topoisomerase — protein MAEKRKTSTKKTKSSEKKKKLVIVESPTKVDSVKKYLGSSYNIEATMGHLRDLPKSQLGVDIDNDFEPRYITIRGKGDLIAKLKKKAKSAEKVYLATDPDREGEAISWHLANILDIDPKSPCRITFNEVTKDAVKEAVKEARGIDMDLVDAQQTRRVLDRIVGYQISPLLWKKIKKGLSAGRVQSVVTRMIVDREREIDAFEPTEYWSIDAKLTNVSGKLPFIARFYGSRDGKKIPLENGEDTDKIVKELKTSDYAVSKIIKKETKRRPSPPFTTSTMQQEASRKLNFTARRTMMAAQQLYEMGFITYMRTDSLRIATVAQNEARSYISQKFGDKFIPSAPRQYKAKKSAQDAHEAIRPTYAANSPEKYKDTFKPDQFKLYRLIWQRFMASQMSDAIMDTVSAEITTDKYMLKASGSTVKFAGFTTLYVEGKDTEEEKAKKLPVLTEGQELKLSELKPEQHFTQPPPRYTEASIVKAMEEEGIGRPSTYAPTIATITARGYVAREKKTLFPTELGYIVTDLMKENFKDIVNTKFTANMEDKIEDVADGSTNWKEVIRDFYDPFEKTLKEAEEKIGDIELKDEESDVVCEKCGRKMVYKQGKFGKFLACPGFPECRNTKAITVELGVPCPKCGGKVLIRKSKKGATFYACEHSPECDFISWDEPSDEKCPKCGSILMKKHAFRKNGPLSFVCYNEDCDYVRKPESKKKKSEK, from the coding sequence ATGGCGGAAAAGAGAAAAACTTCTACAAAAAAAACCAAGTCTTCTGAAAAAAAGAAGAAGCTGGTTATAGTTGAGTCTCCAACAAAAGTTGACAGTGTTAAAAAGTATTTGGGAAGTTCATATAATATAGAGGCAACAATGGGACATTTGCGCGACTTGCCAAAGAGCCAGCTCGGAGTTGATATAGATAATGACTTTGAACCTAGATATATAACTATAAGAGGCAAGGGAGATTTAATAGCAAAATTAAAGAAAAAGGCTAAATCAGCCGAAAAAGTTTATCTTGCAACTGACCCTGACCGAGAGGGAGAAGCCATTTCATGGCATTTGGCAAATATTTTGGATATTGACCCTAAGAGTCCGTGCAGAATAACTTTTAATGAAGTTACAAAGGATGCGGTTAAAGAAGCGGTTAAAGAAGCCAGAGGTATAGATATGGATTTGGTGGACGCTCAACAGACGCGCCGTGTACTTGACAGAATCGTAGGATATCAAATAAGTCCCCTGCTTTGGAAAAAAATAAAAAAAGGTTTAAGCGCCGGACGCGTGCAATCGGTTGTAACTAGAATGATTGTTGACCGCGAACGTGAGATTGACGCATTTGAACCAACAGAATATTGGTCAATAGACGCTAAACTTACAAATGTTAGTGGAAAACTGCCGTTTATTGCAAGGTTTTATGGCTCTAGGGATGGTAAAAAGATTCCGTTGGAAAATGGTGAGGACACTGATAAAATTGTAAAAGAACTCAAAACTTCCGACTATGCTGTGTCCAAAATAATAAAAAAGGAAACAAAGCGTCGTCCTTCGCCTCCTTTTACCACCAGTACTATGCAGCAGGAAGCTTCAAGAAAGCTGAATTTTACGGCCAGAAGAACTATGATGGCGGCACAGCAGCTTTACGAGATGGGCTTTATAACTTATATGAGAACTGACTCTTTAAGAATCGCCACAGTGGCTCAAAATGAGGCGCGTTCTTATATTTCACAAAAGTTTGGTGATAAATTTATTCCGTCTGCGCCAAGACAGTATAAGGCTAAAAAATCTGCACAGGACGCACATGAAGCAATACGTCCTACTTATGCGGCTAATTCTCCTGAAAAATATAAAGATACATTTAAACCTGACCAGTTTAAACTTTATAGATTGATTTGGCAGCGTTTTATGGCAAGTCAGATGTCTGACGCAATAATGGATACAGTCAGCGCTGAAATAACCACTGATAAGTATATGTTAAAAGCCAGCGGAAGCACTGTTAAATTTGCCGGTTTTACTACTCTGTATGTTGAAGGCAAGGATACTGAAGAGGAAAAAGCAAAAAAACTGCCGGTATTGACAGAAGGGCAGGAATTAAAACTTTCTGAACTTAAGCCGGAACAACATTTCACCCAGCCGCCGCCTCGATATACGGAGGCGTCTATTGTAAAAGCAATGGAGGAAGAAGGCATTGGTCGTCCGAGTACTTATGCTCCAACAATTGCTACGATTACTGCTAGAGGTTATGTTGCTAGGGAAAAAAAGACGCTGTTTCCGACAGAACTTGGATATATAGTGACTGATTTGATGAAAGAAAATTTTAAGGATATAGTTAATACTAAATTTACGGCTAATATGGAAGACAAAATAGAGGATGTCGCCGACGGCTCTACCAACTGGAAAGAAGTTATAAGAGATTTTTATGATCCGTTTGAAAAGACTCTTAAAGAAGCAGAAGAAAAAATAGGCGATATTGAGTTAAAAGATGAGGAATCTGACGTAGTATGCGAGAAGTGCGGCAGAAAAATGGTGTATAAGCAAGGTAAGTTTGGGAAATTTTTAGCATGTCCCGGTTTTCCTGAATGTAGAAATACTAAGGCGATAACTGTTGAACTTGGAGTTCCGTGTCCCAAATGCGGCGGTAAGGTTTTGATACGCAAGTCTAAAAAGGGGGCGACATTTTATGCTTGTGAGCATTCGCCCGAGTGTGATTTTATTTCCTGGGATGAACCTAGTGATGAAAAATGTCCCAAATGCGGAAGCATACTTATGAAAAAACATGCATTCAGAAAAAACGGACCTTTGAGCTTTGTATGTTATAATGAGGACTGTGACTATGTCAGAAAGCCGGAGTCTAAAAAAAAGAAATCTGAGAAATAA
- the rplT gene encoding 50S ribosomal protein L20, with protein MARIKGAVKTRARRKKILKLAKGYRGAKSKLFKTANQAVMKSLSYAYRDRKAKKREFRQLWIARINAAARMNGISYSKFMNGLKKNNININRKMLSEIAISDPAAFTKLVEKVK; from the coding sequence ATGGCTAGAATAAAAGGTGCAGTTAAGACTCGTGCAAGACGTAAGAAAATCCTGAAGCTTGCTAAAGGATACAGAGGTGCTAAGAGTAAGCTGTTTAAGACAGCTAATCAGGCGGTTATGAAGTCGCTTTCATACGCTTATAGAGACAGAAAAGCAAAGAAGAGGGAGTTCAGACAGTTATGGATTGCCCGTATAAATGCTGCTGCTAGAATGAATGGTATTAGTTACAGCAAGTTTATGAATGGTCTTAAAAAGAACAATATAAATATTAACAGAAAGATGTTGTCTGAAATAGCAATATCTGATCCGGCTGCTTTCACTAAGCTGGTAGAAAAGGTAAAATAG
- a CDS encoding RNHCP domain-containing protein: protein MNRKNNKRSFTCKNCDKLVPIDGCGTRNRNHCPKCLMSIHLDNIPGDRKANCGGIMEPISVWARENGEWAIIHRCRICGKISSNRIAADDNIVKLLSIAVKPLSLPPFPLEYFEELVMSENINIEIDSKLD, encoded by the coding sequence TTGAATAGAAAAAATAATAAAAGAAGTTTTACTTGTAAGAACTGTGATAAGTTAGTACCGATTGACGGATGCGGAACAAGAAACCGTAATCACTGTCCTAAATGTTTGATGAGTATACATTTAGATAACATTCCCGGAGATAGAAAAGCTAACTGTGGGGGAATAATGGAACCTATCAGTGTATGGGCACGAGAAAATGGAGAATGGGCAATTATACATAGATGTCGAATTTGTGGAAAAATAAGTTCAAATAGAATTGCAGCTGATGATAATATAGTGAAATTGTTGTCTATTGCTGTTAAACCTTTGTCATTGCCGCCGTTTCCGCTGGAATATTTTGAAGAACTGGTTATGTCTGAAAATATAAATATAGAAATAGACAGTAAGTTGGATTAG
- a CDS encoding AAA family ATPase, whose product MKNFYMIGGTMGIGKTSTCKFLKNKLPNSVFLDGDWCWDMNPFQINNETKSMVMKNICYMLNNFLKCSCYDNIIFCWVMHKQEIINSILETLDLSEVKLHLISLVCERQTLYDRLMSDVAAGIRNTDVIFRSIEYLPLFYKLNTDLLDVTDVSPEQAANLIRNNY is encoded by the coding sequence ATGAAAAATTTTTATATGATTGGCGGAACTATGGGAATTGGTAAAACTTCAACTTGTAAATTTTTAAAAAACAAGCTCCCAAACTCAGTATTTTTAGATGGAGACTGGTGTTGGGATATGAACCCATTTCAGATAAATAATGAGACAAAAAGTATGGTAATGAAAAATATATGTTATATGCTTAACAACTTTTTAAAATGTTCGTGCTATGATAATATTATTTTCTGCTGGGTTATGCACAAGCAAGAAATTATAAATAGTATCTTAGAAACTCTTGATTTATCTGAAGTCAAGCTGCATTTAATTTCTTTAGTCTGTGAACGTCAAACGTTATATGATAGATTAATGTCTGATGTTGCCGCCGGAATAAGAAACACGGATGTGATTTTTAGAAGCATTGAGTATCTTCCTCTTTTTTATAAATTAAATACAGATTTGCTTGATGTAACCGACGTTTCACCTGAACAAGCCGCAAACTTAATACGAAATAATTACTAG
- the trmFO gene encoding methylenetetrahydrofolate--tRNA-(uracil(54)-C(5))-methyltransferase (FADH(2)-oxidizing) TrmFO codes for MKLKVIGAGLAGCEAAWQAANLGIDVELYEMKPKKYSPAHKNSNFAELVCSNSLRADGIYNAVGLLKEEMRKLNSLIMVCADETKVPAGGALAVDREGFSAAVTKKIKENPKITIIEKEVDKLNPDEYTIVAAGPLVSEVLAEEIHRFIGQEYLHFYDAAAPIVSYESIDMSKAFKAARYDKGGADYINCPMTKEEYIKFYNALISAETAEVHENVENPKVFEGCMPIEVMAKRGEDTMRFGPLKPVGLKNPHCEDKPYAVVQLRQDNAAHSMFNIVGFQTHLKFGEQKRVFSMIPGLENAEFVRYGVMHRNTYINSPCALDKFYSMRENEKMFFAGQITGVEGYVESAASGLLAGIYAAKRIMGKDLKPFSADTAIGALSNYVSNSSITNFQPMNINYGIISDLGVRVKDKKKKAEMVAERSFNEIDSMINNEDL; via the coding sequence ATGAAATTAAAAGTAATCGGAGCCGGGTTAGCCGGTTGTGAAGCCGCATGGCAGGCAGCTAATTTAGGAATAGACGTTGAGCTTTATGAGATGAAGCCTAAAAAATATTCTCCTGCTCATAAAAATAGTAATTTTGCTGAGTTGGTGTGCAGTAACTCTTTGCGTGCTGATGGAATATATAATGCTGTTGGTCTTTTAAAAGAAGAAATGCGTAAATTAAATTCACTTATTATGGTGTGTGCGGATGAAACTAAAGTTCCTGCAGGAGGTGCGTTGGCTGTGGACAGGGAGGGATTCTCTGCCGCAGTTACAAAGAAGATTAAGGAAAATCCAAAGATAACAATTATTGAAAAAGAAGTTGATAAACTGAACCCGGATGAATATACGATTGTAGCGGCAGGTCCTTTAGTGTCAGAGGTTTTGGCTGAAGAAATTCACAGATTTATTGGTCAGGAGTATCTGCATTTTTATGACGCTGCCGCGCCAATAGTCAGCTATGAAAGTATAGATATGTCTAAAGCCTTTAAAGCTGCAAGATATGATAAGGGCGGCGCTGATTATATTAATTGTCCTATGACTAAAGAAGAATATATAAAATTTTATAATGCTTTGATTTCCGCTGAGACTGCAGAGGTTCATGAGAACGTAGAAAATCCAAAGGTTTTTGAGGGGTGTATGCCTATCGAGGTTATGGCAAAACGCGGAGAGGATACAATGCGTTTCGGACCGCTAAAGCCTGTGGGACTGAAAAATCCGCATTGTGAGGATAAGCCTTATGCCGTTGTGCAGCTTAGACAGGATAATGCGGCGCATAGTATGTTTAATATAGTTGGATTTCAAACTCATTTAAAGTTTGGTGAACAAAAACGCGTCTTTAGTATGATTCCGGGACTTGAAAATGCTGAATTTGTCCGGTACGGAGTTATGCATAGAAATACTTATATAAACTCGCCTTGTGCGCTTGATAAGTTTTATTCAATGAGAGAGAATGAAAAAATGTTTTTTGCGGGTCAGATAACAGGTGTAGAAGGATATGTTGAATCAGCTGCAAGCGGATTGCTTGCAGGTATTTATGCCGCAAAGAGAATAATGGGCAAAGATTTAAAACCATTTTCAGCTGATACTGCGATTGGTGCATTGTCAAACTATGTGTCTAACAGCAGTATAACAAATTTTCAGCCTATGAATATTAATTATGGAATAATATCAGATTTGGGAGTAAGGGTGAAAGATAAAAAGAAAAAAGCTGAAATGGTAGCTGAAAGGTCTTTTAATGAAATTGATTCTATGATAAATAATGAAGATTTGTAA
- a CDS encoding ABC transporter ATP-binding protein has translation MLRINNLSKTYKGGKKAVSNLNIEISSGDIYGFIGHNGAGKTTTIKCVVGIHDFDEGEILIDGVSVKENPIRCKAEIAYIPDNPDIYEYLTGIQYLNFIADVFKVPAEVREERIREYSEIFEITGSLGDLVSSYSHGMKQKLAIISALVHQPKLLILDEPFVGLDPKASIALKEIMHNICNEGGSIFFSTHVLDVAEKLCNKIAIIKNGELVVSGNMNEFVKDGETLESVFMEVVSDGSSN, from the coding sequence ATGTTAAGAATTAACAATTTAAGCAAAACTTATAAAGGCGGAAAAAAGGCGGTGTCTAATTTAAATATAGAAATCAGTTCCGGCGATATTTATGGATTTATAGGACATAACGGAGCAGGTAAGACCACTACAATAAAGTGTGTGGTTGGTATACATGATTTTGATGAAGGTGAGATATTAATTGACGGAGTTTCAGTAAAAGAAAATCCTATACGGTGTAAAGCTGAGATCGCGTATATACCTGATAATCCTGATATATATGAATATTTAACCGGGATTCAGTATCTTAATTTTATTGCTGATGTTTTTAAAGTTCCGGCAGAAGTTCGGGAAGAAAGAATACGCGAATATTCTGAGATTTTTGAGATAACCGGGTCGCTGGGCGATTTGGTTTCATCATATTCTCATGGTATGAAACAAAAGTTAGCTATTATATCTGCATTAGTTCACCAGCCAAAACTATTGATATTGGATGAACCTTTTGTGGGACTTGATCCAAAAGCCAGTATTGCTTTAAAAGAAATTATGCATAATATTTGTAATGAAGGAGGATCAATCTTCTTTTCAACTCACGTATTGGATGTTGCTGAAAAGTTATGTAATAAGATAGCAATAATAAAAAATGGTGAACTTGTAGTATCAGGTAATATGAATGAGTTTGTTAAAGACGGCGAGACACTTGAGTCAGTATTTATGGAGGTAGTCAGTGATGGTTCGTCAAATTAA
- the dprA gene encoding DNA-processing protein DprA, with product MDESKILKCIWLNCVCEHSPKLIHDCVSHIGTAEEIYNGNFDERKLKNILGYRFSECKKKDLKSAEEIYGYCNRNNIRIIHISEPDYPILLKNTDVPPQILYMKGDNLNLNDYLTLSVVGTRRCNKDSVKFTKKLCFNLAREGIIVVSGMAIGLDAAAHSGALEAGQKTIAVLAGGVDTIYPPQNENLYYEILNNGIIISERPPEDLGGAEYYQERNRIISGLSYGTVIVEGHIRSGTSITANYAQEYDRDVFAVPGRPTDYNSYVPNSLLKVGAIVTTSAEDILSEYNDRFADLMDNGLDCIGSAVRLNNLDGTDEYEYEITKIEKEKTKKENRNQIQIGSVIKGKQPAVIEPYKKPDFKDFDNSEQRILEYLYKCIEPAHIDEIMRNTGMRSSEVSSTILILQMKGAVSQHAGNLYSLSI from the coding sequence ATGGATGAGTCAAAAATATTAAAGTGTATATGGCTAAATTGCGTCTGTGAACATTCTCCTAAGTTGATACATGATTGCGTATCTCATATCGGAACAGCGGAAGAAATTTATAATGGAAATTTTGATGAAAGAAAACTTAAAAATATTTTGGGTTATAGATTTTCAGAATGTAAAAAGAAGGATTTGAAATCTGCTGAAGAAATTTATGGTTATTGTAATAGAAATAATATTAGAATAATACATATATCCGAACCTGATTATCCAATACTGTTAAAGAATACTGATGTTCCTCCTCAGATTTTGTATATGAAGGGCGATAATCTCAATCTAAATGATTATTTAACGCTTTCAGTTGTCGGAACAAGGCGCTGTAATAAAGATAGCGTTAAATTTACTAAAAAGTTATGTTTTAATTTGGCAAGAGAAGGAATAATAGTTGTTAGCGGAATGGCAATTGGACTTGACGCGGCTGCTCATTCCGGAGCTCTTGAAGCCGGACAAAAAACAATTGCAGTATTAGCAGGAGGAGTAGATACAATTTATCCTCCGCAGAATGAAAATTTATATTATGAAATATTAAATAATGGAATTATTATTTCTGAACGTCCGCCTGAGGATTTGGGCGGAGCTGAATATTATCAGGAAAGAAATAGAATTATATCGGGATTGTCTTATGGAACTGTTATTGTTGAAGGGCATATAAGAAGCGGTACCTCAATAACTGCAAATTATGCACAGGAATATGACAGAGATGTATTTGCAGTTCCCGGACGTCCTACAGATTACAATTCTTATGTGCCCAATTCGCTTTTGAAAGTTGGAGCAATAGTCACTACTTCAGCTGAGGATATATTATCAGAATATAATGACAGATTTGCTGATTTAATGGATAATGGCTTAGATTGTATTGGCAGTGCTGTTCGGTTAAACAACCTGGATGGCACAGATGAATATGAATATGAGATAACCAAAATCGAGAAAGAGAAAACAAAAAAAGAGAATAGAAATCAAATTCAGATAGGTTCAGTTATAAAAGGAAAACAGCCCGCCGTTATTGAGCCGTATAAAAAACCGGACTTTAAAGACTTTGATAACTCAGAACAGCGGATTTTAGAATATTTATATAAGTGTATCGAACCGGCGCATATTGATGAGATTATGAGAAACACAGGTATGAGGTCATCTGAGGTAAGCAGTACAATACTTATACTTCAAATGAAAGGCGCCGTGTCACAGCACGCCGGAAATCTTTATTCACTTAGTATATAA
- a CDS encoding alpha/beta hydrolase — MKRLVPLEPQAEKVCNEASKPPLIFQLPPEKGREVLEKMQDSPVYKYPAEIKRLQFESDNWGTFKIYFVIPSNLQGIPSVIYYIHGAGWVFGSFHTHEKLVRELAARTNSILVFPEYSLSPEVKYPTAIEQCYEALCCIPELLKQESISADLSKLTVAGDSVGGNMATVMTIMAKYRNGPYINKQLLYYPVTNACFSTDSYCAFAVNYYLYRAGMMWFWNQYTSNLLERTQITASPLKSSLNELKNLPPAMILNGEADVLRDDGESYARRLRKAGVDVTAVRFQAIIHDFVMLNALDQTKACRAAMDLSTEWIKKKNAE; from the coding sequence ATGAAACGTTTAGTACCACTTGAACCACAAGCTGAAAAAGTATGCAACGAAGCCTCAAAGCCGCCTCTTATATTTCAGCTTCCGCCTGAAAAAGGCCGTGAAGTGCTGGAAAAAATGCAAGACAGCCCAGTATACAAATATCCGGCGGAAATTAAAAGACTACAATTTGAATCTGATAACTGGGGAACTTTTAAAATATATTTTGTTATTCCAAGCAACTTACAGGGAATCCCAAGCGTTATCTACTATATACATGGGGCTGGATGGGTATTTGGTAGTTTTCATACACATGAAAAGCTGGTTCGGGAACTTGCAGCAAGAACCAATTCAATTCTAGTCTTTCCTGAATATAGTCTTTCCCCTGAAGTTAAGTATCCTACTGCTATCGAACAATGTTATGAAGCCTTATGCTGTATTCCCGAACTGCTGAAACAAGAAAGTATTTCAGCTGATTTAAGTAAACTCACTGTGGCGGGCGACAGCGTCGGCGGTAATATGGCAACGGTAATGACTATAATGGCAAAATATCGAAACGGACCATATATAAATAAACAGCTTTTATACTATCCTGTTACCAACGCATGCTTTTCAACAGACTCTTACTGCGCCTTTGCTGTAAATTATTATCTATATCGAGCAGGAATGATGTGGTTTTGGAACCAATATACAAGCAATCTTTTAGAAAGAACACAAATTACTGCCTCTCCTCTTAAGAGTTCGCTTAATGAATTAAAGAATTTACCGCCAGCGATGATTTTAAACGGTGAGGCAGACGTTCTGCGAGATGATGGAGAATCTTATGCGCGACGTCTTAGAAAAGCCGGTGTAGATGTAACTGCAGTAAGATTTCAGGCAATTATTCATGATTTTGTTATGCTTAATGCTTTAGACCAAACTAAAGCATGCCGCGCAGCTATGGATCTCTCGACCGAGTGGATAAAAAAGAAAAATGCCGAATAA